A genomic stretch from Campylobacter lari subsp. concheus includes:
- the secF gene encoding protein translocase subunit SecF, translating to MQFFSQKHVYDFMRMRFAAISLSFILFFGSIFILFTKGLNFGIDFTGGTLVQLQYEQKAPLAEIRKALAINENLKGASVTEFGSANEVIIRFSGSSDSLGSDIGVSIANLLKDTGKFEVRRVDVVGPKVGDELRNKGLMAVGISLIAILIYLAVRFEWRFAMASIVCEIHDIVITLGAIALFEIDVNLDILAAVLTVLGYSLNDTIIIFDRIREGVKTSKNSKLDLIINESVSATLSRTTLTTGLTLITVVVLYFFGGSMIEGFALTMIVGIIAGTASSIFVASPALLWFKFSVAQYRQKELEKVKKKQEKEKLRAMYEKGTV from the coding sequence ATGCAATTTTTTAGTCAAAAACATGTTTATGATTTTATGAGAATGAGATTTGCAGCCATCTCTTTGTCTTTTATTTTATTTTTTGGTTCTATTTTTATCCTTTTTACTAAGGGTTTAAATTTTGGTATTGATTTTACTGGTGGAACTTTGGTGCAACTTCAATATGAGCAAAAAGCTCCTTTGGCTGAAATTCGTAAAGCTTTAGCTATCAATGAAAATTTAAAAGGCGCTAGTGTTACTGAATTTGGTAGTGCTAATGAAGTGATTATTCGTTTTTCAGGAAGTAGTGATAGTTTGGGAAGTGATATTGGAGTAAGCATTGCAAATTTATTAAAAGATACGGGTAAATTTGAAGTGCGCCGCGTGGATGTAGTAGGTCCAAAAGTAGGAGATGAACTGCGTAATAAAGGTCTTATGGCGGTTGGAATTTCTTTGATTGCTATTTTGATTTATTTGGCAGTAAGATTTGAATGGCGTTTTGCTATGGCTTCTATTGTATGTGAAATTCATGATATAGTTATTACTTTGGGCGCTATTGCGTTATTTGAAATAGATGTAAATTTAGATATTTTGGCGGCTGTTTTAACTGTGCTTGGATATTCTTTAAATGATACGATTATTATTTTTGATAGGATTAGAGAAGGTGTTAAAACAAGTAAAAATTCAAAACTTGATCTAATTATTAATGAATCAGTTTCAGCTACTTTATCAAGAACTACTTTAACAACGGGTTTGACTTTGATTACTGTTGTAGTGCTTTATTTCTTTGGCGGATCTATGATAGAAGGTTTTGCTCTAACTATGATAGTAGGTATTATAGCAGGTACTGCAAGTTCTATATTTGTAGCAAGTCCAGCGCTTTTATGGTTTAAATTTAGTGTTGCACAGTATCGTCAAAAAGAATTA